One stretch of Euphorbia lathyris chromosome 7, ddEupLath1.1, whole genome shotgun sequence DNA includes these proteins:
- the LOC136201222 gene encoding probable carboxylesterase 18: protein MEQWPSDLPWKVNLFIYALSFAVDITRRADGSVNRRLMSFFDRQSSPSNKPINGVKSTDITIDKSRDLWFRLFTPTAGTTSNHTGLPVIFFFHGGGFAYLSPSSKPYDDFCRRLARELSAFVISVNYRLAPEHRYPAQIEDCFDTLRFIDTTEIEGFSSNADLKRCFMAGDSAGGNLVHHVAVKASGNEFNQVNLIGNIAIQPFFGGEERTESELRLTKAPFVNTERTDWMWKAFLPEGSNRDHPAANVMRADSVDITGIKFPATMVVVGGFDALVDWQRRYYDWLKKNGKESYLIEYENSFHTFYAYPEVSESSLFITEVKNFMQKLNL from the coding sequence ATGGAACAATGGCCCTCTGACCTTCCATGGAAAGTTAATCTCTTCATTTATGCCCTCTCCTTCGCTGTTGATATCACCCGTCGTGCAGATGGCTCCGTCAACCGCCGTCTTATGAGTTTCTTCGACCGCCAATCTTCTCCCTCCAACAAACCAATCAACGGCGTCAAATCAACTGATATCACCATTGACAAATCTCGAGATCTATGGTTCCGCCTTTTCACTCCCACCGCCGGAACTACTTCCAATCACACCGGCTTGCCagtcatcttcttcttccacgGCGGAGGTTTTGCTTACTTGTCTCCCAGTTCGAAACCGTACGACGACTTCTGCCGTCGACTCGCACGTGAGCTCTCCGCCTTCGTCATCTCCGTCAACTACCGCCTCGCACCGGAGCATCGATATCCAGCACAAATCGAAGACTGCTTCGACACTCTGAGATTCATCGACACCACAGAAATCGAAGGATTCTCGAGTAACGCAGATCTGAAGCGGTGTTTCATGGCGGGAGATAGTGCGGGAGGGAACTTAGTTCATCATGTAGCAGTTAAAGCTAGTGGAAATGAGTTTAATCAAGTGAATCTCATCGGGAATATAGCGATCCAGCCGTTTTTCGGAGGAGAAGAACGAACTGAATCTGAGTTGAGGCTTACTAAAGCTCCATTTGTTAATACGGAGAGAACTGATTGGATGTGGAAGGCTTTCTTACCGGAGGGATCTAATCGGGATCATCCGGCGGCGAATGTTATGAGGGCGGATTCCGTTGATATAACTGGAATTAAGTTTCCGGCGACAATGGTAGTTGTGGGAGGATTTGATGCATTGGTGGATTGGCAAAGGAGATATTACGATTGGTTGAAGAAAAATGGGAAAGAATCTTATTTAATTGAATATGAGAATTCGTTCCATACATTTTATGCTTATCCGGAGGTGAGTGAGTCTTCTTTGTTCATCACCGAAGTCAAGAATTTTATGCAGAAGCTAAATCTATAG